One window of the Cotesia glomerata isolate CgM1 linkage group LG10, MPM_Cglom_v2.3, whole genome shotgun sequence genome contains the following:
- the LOC123272637 gene encoding cell division control protein 45 homolog encodes MFVEDLSNDFYGIVQGKRCLLLVNFDVDAICACKILQQLFKNDNIVYTLAPVQGLKDLIKAYEDNAEEIKYVIMINCGSTIDIVEILEPPEDIIFFVIDSHRPYDLCNVYSEGQIRILGKPSDDEEIPEYDEIFREDSSDEEDQEEEEDDDNSDEEMVESRQAKRRRLNEEDLLKRRARREWEEKRDTILFNYMQYSYYSKSSAVIIYEMAWKMSKDSLNMVWWAIVGSSEQSILNKIESSESVLEIGRLQSHVSRLSHRQGVDSDQQQLSAAKVTYDKDIQLALYRHWTVEASLRHSMTTAVSLRLWSIRGDQRLRGLLAEMGLPLDQSKQRFTAMDLNLRLEFREMIERLASKYNVDSIVGASFTIQSGYTFKYCASDIVYAMLALLESSTKDRSPQHCFLDALDCLSLKKKQVLQRGIEKAKLMLSNIFKTAQGILEMKQVMNAGSFLYVTIPEGTLDSRLFAHPHPLIMLAQFTLKAYVETSKRHTRILPMLASATFNPDESTCILVGVPPVCEDQPRSLFGKAFEQAAKNTNAHIESDYFDTTIIRLKIEERPKFFDALAALLT; translated from the exons ATGTTTGTGGAGGATCTTAGCAATGATTTCTACGGTATAGTACAAGGAAAG AGATGTTTGTTGCTGGTTAATTTTGACGTTGACGCTATTTGTGCTTGTAAAATACTCCaacaactatttaaaaatgacaacATCGTCTACACTCTTGCTCCAGTACAAGGACTTAAAGATTTGATAAAAGCATATGAAGACAATGCCGAGGAG attaaatatgttattatgattaattgtGGAAGTACTATTGATATTGTTGAGATACTAGAGCCCCCAGaagatattatattttttgttatcgaTAGTCATCGGCCTTACGATTTGTGCAATGTCTATTCAGAAGGACAGATACGTATTCTTGGCAAACCAAGCGACGATGAAGAGATACCCGaatatgatgaaatatttcGTGAAGAttcg TCTGATGAAGAAGATCAAGAGGAGGAGGAGGATGATGATAATTCAGACGAGGAAATGGTGGAATCACGTCAAGCAAAGCGTCGTCGTCTAAATGAAGAGGATTTGTTGAAACGACGAGCACGACGTGAGTGGGAGGAAAAACGTGATACTATTTTGTTCAACTACATGCAGTACAGCTACTACAGTAAGTCTAGCGcagttattatttatgaaatggCATGGAAAATGTCTAAAGACAGCTTGAATATGGTTTGGTGGGCAATTGTTGGATCCTCGGAGCAAtctattctaaataaaatagaatctAGTGAGAGTGTACTGGAAATAGGCCGTCTGCAGAGTCATGTATCGCGACTAAGTCATCGTCAGGGTGTTGATTCAGATCAACAGCAGCTCAGCGCAGCAAAAGTAACTTACGATAAAGATATACAGTTGGCTCTGTATCGTCATTGGACAGTTGAGGCAAGTTTGAGACATTCAATGACAACAGCAGTGTCTTTGAGACTTTGGTCAATACGGGGAGATCAGCGCCTTCGTGGGCTGCTTGCCGAAATGGGATTGCCATTAGATCAATCAAAACAGCGATTCACTGCTATGGATTTAAATTTAAGGCTTGAATTTCGGGAAATGATTGAACGATTGGCCTCCAAGTACAACGTTGACAGTATTGTAGGTGCTAGTTTTACGATACAGTCAGGgtatacttttaaatattgcGCTTCGGATATTGTTTATGCAATGTTGGCTTTATTGGAATCATCAACAAAAGATCGTTCTCCTCAGCACTGTTTTCTCGACGCGCTCGACTGTttatcacttaaaaaaaagcaaGTACTCCAACGGGGTATTGAGAAAGCTAAATTAATGCTGAGTAATATATTCAAAACAGCTCAAGGTATTTTGGAAATGAAACAAGTTATGAATGCTGGATCATTCCTGTACGTAACCATTCCAGAAGGTACCCTTGATAGTCGATTGTTTGCTCATCCACATCCCCTTATAATGCTTGCCCAATTCACATTGAAAGCCTACGTTGAAACATCCAAAAGACATACACGGATTCTACCGATGCTTGCTTCAGCAACTTTTAATCCTGATGAGAGTACTTGTATATTAGTTGGTGTGCCGCCTGTTTGTGAGGATCAACCCAGAAGTTTATTCGGCAAAGCTTTTGAACAGGCGGCTAAAAACACTAACGCTCACATTGAATCTGATTATTTTGATACAAcaa taaTAAGACTGAAAATCGAAGAACGCCCCAAGTTCTTTGACGCACTGGCTGCTCTTCTTACATAA